One genomic segment of Pseudomonas sp. RU47 includes these proteins:
- a CDS encoding DUF3050 domain-containing protein, whose product MMPTKNQLALKKAELSIHPIFSEITSLSVLRRFMETHVFAVWDFMSLTKRLQQELTCTRLPWLPPRDPHAARLINEIVLGEESDDCLTEGHYSHFELYLDAMREIGASTTAVERFIALQQEGVSYDVALQSIEVDPAAAQFVRDTLRTALHAPGHSVAAAFLHGRESVIPTMFQRILDDWGIGIEQAPTFRYYLERHIEVDSEDHGPAAEHLLERLVDGDPQREAEVYASAIASVESRIALWDGLRLSMREPLAEVAQ is encoded by the coding sequence ATGATGCCCACCAAGAACCAACTCGCCCTAAAGAAAGCCGAACTTAGCATTCACCCGATCTTTTCCGAGATCACTTCGCTATCGGTATTGCGACGTTTCATGGAAACCCACGTATTTGCCGTGTGGGATTTCATGTCGCTGACCAAGCGCCTGCAGCAGGAGCTGACTTGCACCCGCTTGCCGTGGTTGCCGCCGCGTGATCCTCACGCCGCCCGGTTGATCAACGAGATCGTTCTGGGTGAGGAATCGGATGATTGTCTGACCGAAGGGCATTACAGCCATTTCGAGTTGTACCTGGATGCCATGCGCGAAATCGGCGCGAGTACCACCGCCGTGGAGCGCTTTATCGCCCTGCAACAGGAGGGCGTGAGCTATGACGTCGCGCTGCAAAGCATCGAGGTTGATCCGGCCGCCGCGCAGTTTGTCCGCGACACCTTGCGCACCGCCCTGCATGCCCCGGGGCACAGCGTGGCGGCAGCGTTTCTGCATGGCCGTGAGAGCGTGATCCCGACCATGTTCCAGCGCATCCTCGACGACTGGGGCATCGGTATCGAGCAGGCACCGACCTTCCGCTATTACCTGGAACGGCACATCGAGGTCGACTCCGAAGATCACGGCCCGGCAGCAGAACACCTGCTCGAGCGTCTGGTCGACGGCGATCCGCAGCGCGAGGCCGAGGTCTACGCCAGTGCCATCGCCTCCGTGGAAAGCCGCATCGCCTTGTGGGACGGCCTGCGCCTGAGCATGCGCGAACCGTTGGCGGAGGTCGCCCAATGA
- a CDS encoding GntR family transcriptional regulator, with product MTQKPKPLDSIKVDGPIPAHLARSVIEETLRSAILDGRLPCGTALRQQDLADLFGVSRMPVREALRQLEAQELLSVTAHKGAVVAPLIQGDATETYELRILLESEAMRQSVPLLTAADHARAAAYIEELEAQHDYTEIGRLNRLFHMALYSKAPNKRLLRLVEDGLNEEERFLRFNLEAMSLGKLSQDDHRAMLQAVQDRDTERSIELLEQHLNRGVEVITRYLATPAAQSRKAAR from the coding sequence GTGACACAGAAGCCCAAACCGCTGGACAGCATTAAAGTCGACGGACCGATTCCTGCGCATCTGGCCCGTTCGGTGATCGAAGAAACCCTGCGCTCGGCAATTCTTGATGGGCGTCTGCCCTGCGGCACGGCGCTGCGTCAGCAGGATCTGGCCGATTTGTTCGGCGTCAGCCGCATGCCGGTGCGCGAAGCCTTGCGCCAGCTCGAAGCCCAGGAACTGCTCAGCGTTACTGCGCATAAAGGCGCAGTGGTTGCGCCGTTGATTCAGGGCGATGCCACTGAAACCTACGAGCTGCGCATCCTCCTCGAATCCGAAGCCATGCGCCAGTCGGTTCCGCTGTTGACCGCTGCCGATCACGCACGGGCAGCGGCTTACATCGAAGAGCTGGAGGCGCAACACGACTACACGGAAATCGGCCGGCTCAACCGTTTGTTCCACATGGCCCTTTACAGCAAGGCGCCCAACAAACGCTTGCTGCGACTGGTCGAAGACGGACTCAACGAAGAAGAACGTTTTCTGCGTTTCAACCTTGAGGCCATGAGCCTGGGCAAATTGTCCCAGGACGATCACCGGGCGATGCTGCAAGCCGTGCAGGATCGCGACACTGAACGGTCGATCGAACTCCTCGAGCAGCACCTTAATCGGGGCGTCGAGGTGATTACCCGCTATCTGGCTACCCCCGCCGCGCAAAGCCGCAAAGCCGCGCGCTGA
- the lapG gene encoding cysteine protease LapG: protein MAVRFAIPRTLRWLGCALLLAGMMLGGLHADWDFSAISRKATALYGPLGAGQQRIDAWQNLLATQKQVSEMEKLKVVNLFFNKQVRYVEDIDLWHEVDYWETPIEALWKGAGDCEDYAIAKYFSLRHLGVSSDKLRITYVKALRQNRAHMVLTYYATPDAMPLVLDSLIDPIQPASQRTDLLPVYSFNAEGLYLPGAKGNKKVGDTKRLSRWQDVLKKMQAEGFPVETTN, encoded by the coding sequence GTGGCGGTACGTTTCGCGATCCCCCGGACGTTGCGCTGGCTAGGCTGCGCACTGTTGCTGGCCGGCATGATGCTGGGCGGCCTGCATGCCGATTGGGATTTTTCCGCGATCAGCCGCAAAGCCACGGCACTCTATGGGCCGCTGGGTGCCGGGCAGCAGCGCATCGATGCCTGGCAGAACCTGTTGGCCACGCAGAAGCAGGTCAGCGAGATGGAAAAGCTGAAAGTGGTGAACCTGTTTTTCAACAAACAGGTGCGCTACGTCGAAGACATTGATCTGTGGCACGAAGTCGATTACTGGGAAACACCCATCGAGGCGCTGTGGAAGGGCGCCGGCGACTGTGAAGACTACGCGATCGCCAAGTATTTCAGCCTGCGCCACCTCGGGGTTTCCAGTGACAAGCTGCGCATCACCTATGTCAAAGCGTTGCGCCAGAACCGCGCGCACATGGTCCTGACTTACTATGCCACCCCCGATGCCATGCCGCTGGTGCTCGACAGCCTGATCGATCCGATCCAGCCGGCGTCGCAGCGAACCGATTTGCTGCCGGTCTACTCTTTCAATGCTGAAGGTCTGTATTTGCCGGGGGCCAAAGGCAACAAGAAGGTCGGTGACACCAAACGCCTGTCGCGCTGGCAGGATGTCTTGAAGAAAATGCAGGCCGAAGGTTTCCCGGTCGAGACGACTAACTAG
- the lapD gene encoding cyclic di-GMP receptor LapD translates to MSLFKQLLIAICLFLVVAFTGSFMVSLESSRTQYVNQLRSHAQDAATALALSLTPNIDDPAMVELLVSSIFDSGYYASIRVVDLKTDQTIVERNGIPAVTNVPDWFVKLIGLEPAGGDALVSRGWEQAARVEVVSHPMFAVAKLWQSALGSLGWLLICGAISAVLGALLLRRQLKPLDYMVKQSHAIARREFLSLPDLPRTPELRRVVQAMNQMVEKLKALFQEQAERSEKLRAESYQDNLTGLANRRYFEMQLNNRVSNPEQASSGYLLLLRVKDLAGLNQRLGGQRTDELLKAVGEQLSRECAKYPETQNLVTRIRGGEFAVLAPGLVREEALQLAQNLDSALSSLHATGATDVAAVASIGLAPFTHGDSPQQVLTLGDQALAQAEGQGEQNWACIDQSLTADVGDDHHAWHRLLDQALSQQRFELYFQPVVAAADTQLVLHYKVLSRLLDDQGQTIPAGRFLPWLERFGWTARLDRLMLERVLEQMKAHEDSLALNLSSATLADPQALNKIFEILRAHSNLGARLTLEIGEEQLPEQAVLEQLTRRLRELGFSLSLQRFGGRFSMIGNLARLGLAYLKIDGSYIRAIDQEGDKRLFIEAIQRAAHSIDLPLIAERVETEGELAVIREMGLYGVQGQLLGEPKPWR, encoded by the coding sequence ATGTCTTTGTTCAAACAGCTGTTGATCGCTATCTGTCTGTTCCTGGTGGTCGCCTTCACCGGCAGCTTCATGGTCAGTCTGGAAAGCTCGCGCACCCAGTACGTCAACCAGTTGCGTTCCCACGCCCAGGACGCCGCGACGGCGCTGGCTTTGTCACTGACGCCGAATATCGACGACCCGGCGATGGTCGAGTTGCTGGTCAGCTCGATTTTCGACAGCGGTTATTACGCGAGCATCCGCGTGGTCGATCTGAAAACCGATCAGACGATCGTCGAGCGCAACGGCATTCCGGCCGTCACTAACGTGCCGGACTGGTTCGTCAAACTGATTGGCCTGGAACCTGCCGGTGGTGACGCGCTGGTCAGCCGTGGCTGGGAACAGGCGGCGCGGGTCGAGGTGGTCAGCCATCCGATGTTCGCCGTGGCCAAACTCTGGCAGAGCGCGTTGGGCAGCCTCGGCTGGCTGCTGATCTGCGGTGCGATCAGTGCCGTCCTCGGTGCGCTGTTGCTGCGCCGGCAGTTGAAGCCACTGGATTACATGGTCAAGCAATCCCACGCCATCGCCCGGCGCGAATTCCTCAGCCTGCCGGATCTGCCGCGCACGCCTGAGTTGCGTCGCGTGGTGCAGGCGATGAACCAGATGGTCGAGAAGCTCAAGGCACTGTTTCAGGAGCAGGCCGAGCGCAGTGAAAAACTGCGCGCCGAGTCCTATCAGGACAACCTCACCGGGCTGGCCAACCGGCGCTATTTCGAAATGCAGTTGAACAATCGGGTGAGCAACCCGGAGCAGGCCAGTTCCGGTTATCTGCTGCTGTTGCGGGTCAAGGATCTGGCCGGGCTCAACCAGCGTTTGGGCGGTCAGCGCACCGATGAATTGCTCAAAGCGGTCGGCGAGCAGCTGTCGCGCGAATGTGCCAAATATCCGGAAACCCAGAACCTTGTCACACGTATTCGTGGCGGTGAATTCGCTGTGCTGGCGCCGGGGCTGGTTCGTGAGGAAGCGCTGCAACTGGCGCAGAACCTCGACAGTGCCCTCAGCAGTCTGCACGCCACCGGCGCGACCGACGTCGCAGCGGTGGCGTCGATCGGTCTGGCGCCGTTCACCCACGGCGATTCGCCGCAACAAGTGCTGACGCTCGGCGATCAGGCGCTGGCGCAAGCCGAAGGACAGGGCGAGCAGAACTGGGCCTGCATCGATCAGAGCCTGACGGCGGACGTTGGCGACGATCACCACGCCTGGCATCGCTTGCTCGATCAGGCCTTGAGTCAGCAGCGTTTCGAGCTGTATTTCCAGCCGGTGGTGGCTGCCGCCGACACGCAACTGGTGCTGCATTACAAAGTGCTGTCGCGCTTGCTCGATGATCAGGGCCAGACCATTCCGGCCGGGCGCTTCTTGCCATGGCTGGAGCGCTTTGGCTGGACCGCGCGACTGGATCGGCTGATGCTCGAACGCGTGCTGGAACAGATGAAAGCGCATGAGGATTCGCTGGCGCTGAACCTGTCTTCGGCTACCTTGGCTGATCCGCAAGCGCTGAATAAAATCTTCGAGATTCTGCGCGCGCATTCCAACCTCGGCGCGCGCCTGACCCTTGAGATCGGCGAGGAGCAGTTGCCGGAGCAAGCGGTACTGGAGCAGTTGACCCGGCGCCTGCGTGAACTCGGTTTCTCCCTGAGTCTGCAGCGGTTTGGGGGGCGCTTCAGCATGATCGGCAACCTGGCGCGGCTGGGGCTGGCGTACTTGAAGATCGATGGCAGCTACATTCGTGCGATTGATCAGGAGGGCGACAAGCGCTTGTTCATCGAGGCGATCCAGCGGGCGGCGCACAGCATCGATCTGCCGCTGATTGCCGAGCGGGTCGAGACGGAAGGCGAGTTGGCGGTGATTCGCGAGATGGGCTTGTATGGGGTTCAGGGGCAGTTGTTGGGTGAACCGAAGCCTTGGCGGTGA